In Malania oleifera isolate guangnan ecotype guangnan chromosome 8, ASM2987363v1, whole genome shotgun sequence, a single window of DNA contains:
- the LOC131162578 gene encoding protein neprosin-like: MTSIIGHIFDTFLNLITQSVDPERYGDKKTRLFIYWTTTSYRKGCFDLECPGFVQLSSKYALGTDIHPLSSYDGPQYDTTIHIEQDLQTGSWHLYFEGSALGYWPGSLVPAMKNGAAGVQWGGQVTNLRSGDRHTTTQMGSGHFTPGGFQKASFVRLLQVIIDGEARDPENIDTQVSSVFCYDLHVAIRDSDYGFYFYYGGPGYGITCQS, encoded by the exons ATGACTTCGATCATTGGACATATATTTGACACATTTCTCAACCTCATTACACAATCC GTTGATCCCGAGAGGTATGGTGATAAGAAAACAAGGTTATTCATATATTGGACG ACAACTAGTTATCGAAAAGGCTGCTTTGATCTTGAGTGCCCTGGTTTTGTGCAATTATCTTCAAAATATGCTCTGGGAACAGACATACATCCTCTATCCTCTTATGATGGACCCCAATATGATACAACCATACATATTGAACAG GATTTACAAACGGGGTCTTGGCACCTTTATTTCGAAGGCTCTGCATTGGGATACTGGCCGGGGAGCCTTGTGCCGGCAATGAAAAATGGAGCTGCGGGCGTGCAATGGGGAGGGCAGGTGACGAACTTGAGATCAGGAGACCGTCACACTACGACTCAAATGGGAAGTGGGCATTTCACGCCAGGAGGCTTCCAGAAAGCGAGCTTCGTGAGACTACTGCAAGTAATTATCGATGGAGAGGCCAGAGATCCGGAGAACATCGACACGCAGGTGTCGAGTGTCTTCTGCTATGATTTGCATGTTGCAATCAGAGATTCCGACTATGGATTTTATTTCTATTATGGAGGACCTGGGTATGGAATCACGTGCCAATCATGA